In Patescibacteria group bacterium, a single window of DNA contains:
- a CDS encoding GxxExxY protein, giving the protein MNPKIIKKNVGLLFPKHCYLINKICYGIQNEIGTIYKEKDYQKLSYVRFLNNKIPTKREVLLELKSKEGISISKFYADFILWNLIVVEFKVADFIKSDYIRQVLRYLETADLPLALIYNFRVRPLKPKRVVNFKCSNIDQHKNV; this is encoded by the coding sequence ATGAATCCCAAAATTATTAAAAAAAATGTGGGACTATTATTTCCAAAACATTGTTATCTTATCAATAAAATTTGCTACGGAATACAAAATGAAATTGGTACAATTTATAAAGAAAAAGATTATCAAAAACTATCTTATGTCCGCTTTCTGAATAACAAAATACCAACTAAAAGGGAGGTGCTGTTAGAACTGAAAAGTAAAGAAGGAATTAGCATTTCAAAATTTTACGCTGACTTTATTCTTTGGAATCTAATAGTGGTTGAATTTAAAGTAGCTGACTTCATAAAATCAGACTACATCAGACAGGTCTTACGATATTTAGAAACCGCTGACCTACCACTGGCTCTAATCTACAACTTCCGAGTCCGACCCCTCAAACCAAAACGAGTTGTCAACTTCAAATGCTCTAATATTGATCAACATAAAAATGTCTAA